In a single window of the Ooceraea biroi isolate clonal line C1 chromosome 8, Obir_v5.4, whole genome shotgun sequence genome:
- the LOC105285270 gene encoding uncharacterized protein LOC105285270, which translates to MFTIALCLMIQEITTICLISSVSFAIDFWFMLDSPYYLAMRGQLNKPMAMLKKLRGKTDVSEELKIIVCRLNCKWYPIIQAMLYSQLMQLISGILFIFLVKKFDRKQLILSSDSIVAISHLVIDVFFYVKKYLNVSAYSTALLVAAILMVFAFNCGLFSILFVIMFELFTTEIKFLAICLTSTINDYIFMITIEAYIMIDVT; encoded by the exons ATGTTCACTATCGCGCTGTGCCTAATGATACAGGAGATAACGACGATCTGTTTAATTTCGTCTGTCTCTTTCGCAATCGATTTCTGGTTCATGCTGGATTCGCCGTATTACTTGGCCATGCGGGGTCAATTGAACAAACCGATGGCAATGTTGAAGAAGCTGCGCGGTAAGACGGATGTCTCGGAGGAATTAAAGATAATTGTCTG CCGGCTCAACTGCAAATGGTATCCGATTATACAGGCAATGTTATATTCACAATTGATGCAATTGATTTCTGgcatattgtttattttcttGGTCAAAAAATTCGACCGCAAGCAATTGATACTCTCCTCCGACTCGATCGTCGCGATCTCACATCTCGTGATTGACGTTTTCTTCTATGTGAAGAAATATCTGAACGTGTCCGCGTATTCGACAGCACTGTTAGTCGCAGCGATATTGATGGTGTTTGCATTCAATTGCGGTCTGTTTTCTATACTATTTGTCATAATGTTCGAGCTATTCACCACTGAAATTAAATTCCTCGCCATTTGTCTTACTTCCACCATTAACGACTACATATTTATGATAACGATCGAAGCTTACATTATGATAGACGTCACTTGA